From Caldanaerobius fijiensis DSM 17918, one genomic window encodes:
- a CDS encoding VirD4-like conjugal transfer protein, CD1115 family, giving the protein MKEKALTALMGTTVYMLAGVWLFVPIVRMYMALKGYNGVGNMPDLSFVKTMYANPLLDFKALADKRILTGYLIMSFIVAVITAALIVIARESGVNTAGVEYLKDNGTHGTANWMTESEARKVLGIGTNRGLIFGKINGRTVTLHEKTYFNRNVAVFGASGSMKSRSYVRTNMLQLAKEGKSMVVTDPKGELFNDMARFLRDMGYDVKLFNLVNMTHSDRWNPIAEVKDDIDAQMFTEVVIANTKVIGSKSGDPFWDRAEQNLLKALVLYVVCEYPEENKNLASVYALLASGDSKKVDDIFDTLPAGHPAKMPYNIYAQANETVRTGVVIGLGTRLQVFQNRLVQKLTEVSDIDLTQPARKKCAYFCISSDMDSTFDFLAGLFFSFLFIKLIRYADMNGGRCSPEVYFLLDEFPNIGAIPDFTKKISTIRSRGLHCSVIFQNIAQLRNRYPNDAWQEIIGNCDSRLFLGCTDTATAQFVCDLLGAATVRSVSIRKKAGLEGLFDLGDVSSGTQKRNLLNPDEILRLPPEKAILILRGQKPLMIDKMDYTKHPLAKMIKPEPISMYSPEWAKEEKQNKANVKQVESEKEADMEQTQSAKETDMKHTQDAEEKETDTAENETKFFYISKVKTNESGTEKTEAKESEMKGAENNTVTEVSMNADEQAEKKSQKKNGRKSKKNMNKGW; this is encoded by the coding sequence TTGAAAGAAAAAGCACTCACAGCACTCATGGGCACGACGGTGTACATGCTCGCTGGGGTGTGGCTGTTCGTGCCCATCGTCAGGATGTACATGGCCCTGAAGGGTTACAACGGCGTGGGAAACATGCCGGATTTGTCGTTCGTAAAGACGATGTACGCAAACCCGCTGTTGGACTTCAAAGCGCTGGCAGACAAGCGCATACTGACGGGCTACCTCATAATGTCGTTCATCGTGGCAGTGATTACAGCTGCGCTGATAGTCATCGCAAGGGAAAGCGGGGTGAACACAGCGGGAGTGGAGTACCTCAAAGATAACGGCACACACGGCACGGCGAACTGGATGACGGAGAGTGAGGCCAGAAAGGTGCTGGGCATAGGCACGAACAGGGGCTTGATATTCGGAAAAATAAACGGCAGGACGGTCACGCTTCACGAAAAGACGTACTTCAACAGGAATGTGGCGGTTTTCGGAGCATCCGGCTCGATGAAGTCAAGGTCGTACGTGAGGACGAACATGCTGCAGCTGGCAAAAGAGGGCAAGAGCATGGTGGTGACGGACCCGAAGGGCGAGCTGTTTAACGACATGGCTCGGTTTTTGAGGGACATGGGATACGATGTGAAGCTTTTCAACCTCGTGAACATGACGCACTCCGACAGATGGAACCCGATAGCAGAGGTGAAGGACGACATAGATGCACAGATGTTCACGGAAGTTGTCATAGCCAACACGAAGGTGATAGGGAGCAAGTCCGGCGATCCGTTCTGGGACAGAGCGGAGCAGAACCTGCTGAAGGCGCTGGTGTTGTACGTCGTGTGCGAATACCCGGAGGAGAACAAGAACCTTGCGAGTGTGTACGCACTTCTGGCAAGCGGCGACTCAAAGAAGGTGGACGACATATTCGACACGCTGCCCGCAGGCCACCCCGCGAAGATGCCGTACAACATATACGCGCAGGCCAACGAAACGGTGAGAACGGGCGTCGTGATAGGACTCGGCACCAGGCTTCAGGTGTTCCAGAACAGGCTGGTGCAGAAGCTGACGGAAGTGAGCGACATTGACCTGACACAGCCTGCAAGAAAGAAGTGCGCGTACTTCTGCATCTCCAGCGACATGGATTCGACGTTCGATTTTCTTGCCGGATTGTTCTTCTCGTTCCTGTTCATAAAGCTGATAAGGTATGCGGACATGAACGGAGGAAGGTGCAGCCCCGAAGTGTACTTCTTATTAGACGAGTTCCCGAACATAGGAGCCATACCGGATTTCACGAAGAAGATAAGCACGATAAGGTCGAGGGGCCTGCACTGCTCCGTGATATTCCAGAACATAGCGCAGCTCAGGAACAGGTACCCCAACGATGCATGGCAGGAGATAATAGGCAACTGCGACTCGAGGCTGTTTTTGGGGTGCACGGACACGGCCACGGCCCAGTTCGTGTGCGACCTTTTGGGAGCAGCGACGGTGAGAAGTGTGTCGATAAGAAAGAAAGCCGGACTTGAAGGGCTGTTCGATCTGGGAGATGTATCATCCGGCACGCAGAAGAGAAACCTGCTGAACCCGGACGAGATACTGAGGCTGCCGCCTGAGAAGGCGATACTCATACTGAGGGGCCAGAAGCCGCTCATGATAGACAAGATGGACTACACGAAGCACCCGCTGGCGAAAATGATAAAGCCAGAACCGATAAGCATGTACAGCCCCGAATGGGCGAAAGAAGAAAAACAGAACAAAGCAAACGTGAAGCAGGTGGAAAGCGAAAAAGAGGCCGACATGGAGCAGACACAGAGCGCAAAGGAAACGGATATGAAGCATACGCAAGACGCAGAAGAGAAAGAAACGGACACAGCTGAAAACGAAACAAAATTTTTCTATATCAGCAAAGTCAAAACGAATGAAAGTGGGACAGAGAAAACGGAAGCGAAAGAGTCAGAGATGAAGGGAGCGGAAAACAATACGGTGACAGAAGTGAGTATGAATGCGGATGAGCAGGCGGAGAAGAAAAGCCAAAAGAAAAACGGCAGAAAATCGAAGAAGAATATGAACAAAGGTTGGTGA
- a CDS encoding Txe/YoeB family addiction module toxin, translating into MGYKLKFSRYALKDAKKLEECGLDKKAKEILKILKENPYQNPPPYEKLKGELHGKLSRRINIQHRIIYEVLEEEKIVKIYRMWTHYE; encoded by the coding sequence CTAAAGTTTTCAAGATATGCTTTAAAAGACGCAAAAAAATTAGAAGAATGCGGATTAGATAAAAAAGCAAAAGAAATTTTGAAAATATTGAAAGAAAATCCTTATCAAAATCCACCTCCTTATGAGAAATTAAAAGGAGAGCTGCACGGCAAACTTTCGAGGAGGATAAATATACAGCATAGGATAATATACGAAGTTTTGGAAGAAGAAAAAATTGTAAAAATCTATAGGATGTGGACACACTACGAATAG